The Bradyrhizobium barranii subsp. barranii genome segment GTCGCTTGGCATCATTCAAACAGGGAGGACCCATCCGATGACGCAGGACGGTGAGCAAGAAGCAACGCCGCCCTGGGATGCGGCTCGGGTCAACCTCACATCGAACGAACTGGCTCCCGGCGTTTTCGCGGTCATGCCTGACGACGTGTTCGAGAAAGACCACGTCGCCACCACGGCCGGCTTCGTGATCGGCGAACGCAGCGTACTCGTCGTCGAGTCAATGCTGAATGGCGATCTCGCCGCGCAGCTTATCGGGCTCGTACGTCAAGTGACGTCGAAGCCGATCCGCTTCCTCGTCAACACCAGCTATCACGGCGACCATGCATACGGGAATTACCTGTTTCCCGACAGCACTGTCGTTATTCAGCATCCGGCGACCAAGCGCTACATGGAAGGAAGCTTCGAGGACGATCGCCGTTTCATGATCAGCCTCATGGGTAAGGGGAAGGGCATTGAACGCGTGCAGGCACGAGCCGCTGACATCACCGTCCCCGACATGATCAGCGTCGATCTTGGCAGCCGCATCGTCGAGGTCCGTCACTTTGGGTTCGCGCAGACGCCAGGCGATTTGGTCATATGGGCGCCGGACGCGAAGGTGCTTTGGGTCGGTAACATGATCCAAGCACCGTCTCCGGCGCTTCCATGGCTCCTCGAAGGGCGGCACAAGGAGACGATTACGACCCTTGCCCGCGTGCGCGACTTCCTGCCGGAAGACGCAACCATCATTCCAGGCCACGGCCGGCCGATGCGTCCCGCGGACATCGAATTCCCGCTTCGCTATCTTCGCGAGCTCGACAGCGCCGTGCGCACGGCGATCGCAGAAGGTCGATCGATCGAGGCCACGCTCGAGGCGGTCGCCATGGCGCACTACGGCGAGTACAGCCTGTTCGATTGGGCGCACAACTCCGTCAACGTGCCCGCCGCCTTCCGCCACCTGCAAGAGCCGGACGGCGGATTGGCCTAGGGGAACACGCATCGGAGTCGACCGCGAGCCTGGAGCATCTCGCCGTGTTCTCAACTCTATCGATGTAGCTGATATTACGTCGATTTTCCTTTGCATCGCCGGGAGAACGTCGATGCCGCCGACGTGTGAACGCAGCAGCGATCGAAGCGCTTGCT includes the following:
- a CDS encoding MBL fold metallo-hydrolase, which gives rise to MTQDGEQEATPPWDAARVNLTSNELAPGVFAVMPDDVFEKDHVATTAGFVIGERSVLVVESMLNGDLAAQLIGLVRQVTSKPIRFLVNTSYHGDHAYGNYLFPDSTVVIQHPATKRYMEGSFEDDRRFMISLMGKGKGIERVQARAADITVPDMISVDLGSRIVEVRHFGFAQTPGDLVIWAPDAKVLWVGNMIQAPSPALPWLLEGRHKETITTLARVRDFLPEDATIIPGHGRPMRPADIEFPLRYLRELDSAVRTAIAEGRSIEATLEAVAMAHYGEYSLFDWAHNSVNVPAAFRHLQEPDGGLA